The following coding sequences are from one Electrophorus electricus isolate fEleEle1 chromosome 22, fEleEle1.pri, whole genome shotgun sequence window:
- the LOC118240591 gene encoding ankyrin repeat domain-containing protein SOWAHB-like — MATDFSQEAVLGFLRTGGGVVRNAHLLAHFKDFLRDNEDRAHNRELFKTFVNALATVKQEDGVCYVVLKKKFRPHVGDVPVSKASSGGRRDQTRQAGRGAAKPAAARPQRHDEVASGARKARHSTEHILPVAGIVNNDDDDDVEIVNLETPVQASWEQTVSSATGSEGGSDACTLKPAPFITDSTRSSGSGQSSDQSGALKALAETTQHNGVYRADLGQLREADGCSQTSFWPPLDCPSYEVVLTSPPGDTAPAHALTDRNHEDPWPFAIPLGQSQSYASSPCLADLPTTASSCCSCVQAGLSQSNDCLFRMTPAVYIQEPGDDDDDDDDDGMAAAALLKAAPQRCNLPLETLRLPPAAGHRGLGQFRGVSSSQGSLNLFPATDPCWPPQFYQDDWSSEDALDVIMAEEVEVEPPASRRLRESELLAQLHRAERSVAPWHRSTGDLPDQEPLPGRAPPSGPVARRLSQRLKSRMCRSLGADLDRAAQEDGDSPRLRRLRRISSFLSDRPASTLSSCAPSTLDGLSSTDSTRSLAHDSACLGPRHSQVPLEPHEHDWFAKAAAGAWADVYSLFREEPGLLAKRDFLSGFNVLHWIAKHGDHRVLNTLWYGVSKTGQQLDVDARSTCGYTPLHLAALHGHRKMLRLLVHKYRADVTLRDNSGKKPWQYLEKNGDRELLELLGAPQRALGSSTGVRRSAEKPPDLAVAPSVATVKRHSSFAALFKHKPQLRVSATAESIL, encoded by the coding sequence ATGGCCACCGACTTCTCTCAAGAAGCAGTGCTGGGCTTCCTGCGCACCGGCGGGGGAGTCGTGCGGAACGCGCACTTACTGGCGCACTTTAAAGACTTTTTGCGCGACAACGAGGACAGGGCGCACAACCGCGAGCTGTTTAAAACGTTCGTGAACGCGCTGGCGACGGTGAAGCAAGAGGACGGAGTGTGTTACGTCGTTCTGAAGAAAAAATTTCGGCCGCATGTCGGCGACGTCCCCGTCAGCAAAGCCTCGTCAGGCGGCCGCCGCGACCAAACGCGCCAAGCGGGACGTGGCGCAGCCAAACCCGCGGCGGCTCGACCGCAGCGTCACGACGAGGTTGCCAGCGGAGCTCGGAAAGCCCGCCACAGCACCGAACACATTTTACCCGTTGCTGGGATTGTAAAcaacgacgacgacgacgacgtaGAAATAGTGAATTTGGAGACGCCTGTCCAAGCCTCGTGGGAGCAAACGGTGTCCTCCGCCACCGGCAGCGAGGGAGGCAGCGACGCTTGCACTTTGAAACCAGCCCCGTTTATTACAGACTCCACACGCTCCAGTGGGAGCGGCCAGAGCTCGGATCAGTCGGGGGCGTTGAAAGCACTCGCGGAAACGACACAACACAATGGTGTTTACCGCGCCGACCTCGGACAGTTGCGAGAAGCGGACGGTTGCAGCCAGACGTCCTTTTGGCCTCCTCTGGATTGCCCGTCCTACGAGGTGGTTTTGACCTCTCCGCCCGGTGACACGGCGCCTGCACACGCTCTCACTGACCGTAACCATGAGGATCCTTGGCCGTTTGCCATCCCTCTGGGTCAGTCTCAGAGTTACGCTTCCAGTCCTTGCCTAGCTGACTTGCCTACTACCGCctcttcctgctgctcctgTGTCCAGGCGGGTCTGAGCCAGAGTAATGACTGCCTGTTCAGGATGACCCCGGCTGTATACATCCAAGAGCcgggagatgatgatgatgatgatgatgatgatggaatgGCGGCAGCCGCTCTGCTCAAGGCTGCCCCCCAGAGGTGCAACCTGCCCTTGGAAACCCTCCGCCTACCACCGGCAGCTGGCCACCGGGGGCTTGGCCAGTTCCGGGGCGTCTCGTCCAGCCAGGGCAGCCTTAACCTGTTCCCCGCCACAGACCCCTGTTGGCCCCCGCAGTTCTACCAGGACGACTGGTCCAGCGAAGACGCGTTGGATGTCATCATggcggaggaggtggaggtggagccGCCTGCCAGCCGTCGCCTGCGCGAGTCTGAGCTGCTGGCGCAGCTGCACCGGGCCGAGCGGAGCGTGGCTCCCTGGCACCGCTCCACCGGGGACCTCCCAGACCAGGAGCCCCTTCCGGGCCGGGCTCCTCCGTCCGGGCCGGTCGCACGCCGGCTCTCCCAGCGCCTGAAGAGCCGCATGTGCCGGAGCCTGGGGGCAGACCTGGACCGAGCGGCCCAGGAGGACGGCGACTCGCCCCGCCTCAGGCGCCTGCGCCGGATCTCCTCGTTCCTCAGCGACCGCCCCGCCTCCACCTTGTCCAGCTGCGCCCCGAGCACCCTGGACGGCCTCTCCTCCACGGACTCCACCCGCAGCCTGGCGCACGACTCGGCCTGCCTCGGCCCCAGGCACTCGCAGGTGCCGCTGGAGCCGCACGAGCACGACTGGTTTGCCAAGGCTGCGGCGGGCGCCTGGGCCGATGTCTACTCGCTCTTCCGCGAGGAGCCGGGCCTGCTGGCCAAGCGCGACTTCTTGTCGGGTTTCAACGTGCTGCACTGGATCGCCAAGCACGGTGACCACCGCGTCCTCAACACGCTCTGGTACGGCGTGAGCAAGACGGGCCAGCAGCTGGACGTGGATGCCAGGAGCACCTGCGGTTACACGCCCCTCCACCTGGCCGCCCTCCACGGACACAGGAAGATGCTCCGCCTCCTGGTGCACAAGTACAGGGCCGACGTGACGCTCAGagacaacagtggcaaaaagCCGTGGCAGTATCTGGAGAAAAACGGAGACCGGGAGCTGCTCGAGCTCCTCGGCGCCCCCCAGAGGGCACTCGGGAGCAGCACGGGAGTGCGCAGGTCTGCGGAGAAGCCCCCAGACCTGGCTGTCGCCCCATCTGTCGCCACGGTGAAGAGACACTCGTCGTTCGCCGCGCTGTTCAAACACAAGCCACAGCTGAGAGTCTCAGCCACAGCAGAGTCCATCCTGTGA